The DNA segment TCGCCGACGTCACCGACGCCGAGTCGGAAACCGAGGAAGTCGCCGACCTCTCGCGCGACCTCGTGTTCGACGTCCTGAAGAACCGGCGCCGGCGCTACGCCCTCCACTACCTCCGACGAGCAGAAGAGACGGTCCAACTATCCGAACTCGCAGAACAGGTCGCGGCGTGGGAGAACGACACCACGATCGACGCCATCTCCGCGGCCGAGCGCAAGCGCGTCTACACCGCGCTCTACCAGTCGCACCTCCCGAAACTCGACGACGCTGGCATCGTCGACTACAACCAGAACCGCGGTATCGTCGAACTCTCCGGCGCGGCCGAGCAGCTCGATGTCTACCTCGACCTCGACGCCAAGCCCGACATCGCCTGGAGTAACTGGTATCTCGGTCTCGCGGTGGGCGGCATCGGCCTGCTCTCGGCCGCGTGGCTCGGGCTTCCGCCCGCCGCGCTGATGGGCGACGTACT comes from the Halorussus vallis genome and includes:
- a CDS encoding DUF7344 domain-containing protein, with the protein product MSAIGDSSGAGSSDSDETTGQQGNTVATKQVADVTDAESETEEVADLSRDLVFDVLKNRRRRYALHYLRRAEETVQLSELAEQVAAWENDTTIDAISAAERKRVYTALYQSHLPKLDDAGIVDYNQNRGIVELSGAAEQLDVYLDLDAKPDIAWSNWYLGLAVGGIGLLSAAWLGLPPAALMGDVLVAALIVVAYAAVAVAHTYYSRHASTSAEAPPEIQES